The DNA sequence CATCTTTGGTAATCGATACTACATTGAGGATTGTCTCCTCCCCATCTGGGGACGAAAGCGTTAGGGTTTTGCCATCGGCACTGAGCGTCCAATGTCCTGTAGAATCCTCTTCATCTCCACCGCCGGTATTGATGACCGTGCCATCAGCCTTAAACTCTAGGCGGATAGCATCCATCATTCCGAGCATCATGTCTACAAAAAGCTTTCCTTGCTCTATTTCCTCCTCCGAGGCTCCTTCTTTTCTCATATCCTCTAGCACCATCTTACGCAGGTGCTCAATGTCAAATTTCCATTTGCGTACCAAAAGCTTCCGTGGGTCATTGTTGGTATCTGCCACTATAAAACTCATGCCCATAAAGGCAAAAGCTAGGAGTACTGTCAACTTCTGAAGTGTTTTCATAAAATGAGTTGTGAATTGTGAATAATAAAAGGGTTTGGGGCTTATTTAACTCAAACGCAGGTCAAATGCATAAGTTATACTGAGATTGACTTTGAGGATTCACTAGCGCTGATTTTCTTGAACCAATAAATCTTGGTGTAGGGTTAGCGTCGTAATTGTGCGATATGCATGAGTGTGTCATGATGCAAGTCGTGTTTTCCCTCAAAAGTATGGGTATCAAACTGTAGACCTGCCTCAGCTAGTTGATTGATATGGGTTTGAAAATTGGCTTCTGTAAAAAACTCATCCTGTAGCCCATAAACAATATCAATCGCTTGTGTTTTCCAGTTATGTCCGAGGACTTCATAATCTAGCTCTGTTGGGAAAGTGCCTGCCCAGGCAGTCAGATGATGAAACTGAACATGGCCATTGGCAGCCCATCGCACAGCA is a window from the Eisenibacter elegans DSM 3317 genome containing:
- a CDS encoding lipocalin family protein, which encodes MKTLQKLTVLLAFAFMGMSFIVADTNNDPRKLLVRKWKFDIEHLRKMVLEDMRKEGASEEEIEQGKLFVDMMLGMMDAIRLEFKADGTVINTGGGDEEDSTGHWTLSADGKTLTLSSPDGEETILNVVSITKDELIIHEQDRPEVTQRLVPAND